The DNA sequence GTGTCACTTACGCTTTGGCAACAGTGTCTTGCCCGTTTGCAGGATGAACTACCTGCCACAGAATTCAGCATGTGGATACGTCCATTGCAGGCTGAATTAAACGACAATACGCTGGCCTTGTATGCACCAAATCGCTTTGTGCTCGATTGGGTCCGTGATAAATACCTCAACAATATTAATGGCCTGCTGAATGATTTCTGCGGGGCAGACGCGCCGTTACTGCGTTTTGAAGTCGGCAGCAAGCCGGTAACACGGCAGATTAGCCAGCCGGTAATGAGCAGTGCGAACGCCACGATACCGCCTGCGGGCAACCGACCGGCACCGACTCGCCCAAGCTGGGACAGCATGCCGGCACCGGCGGAGCTTTCTTACCGTTCGAACGTCAATACCAAGCATAATTTCGACAACTTTGTTGAAGGTAAATCGAACCAGCTGGCTCGCGCGGCGGCTCGTCAGGTCGCGGACAATCCTGGCGGTGCTTATAACCCTTTATTCCTGTATGGCGGTACGGGCCTGGGTAAAACGCACCTGTTGCACGCTGTCGGCAACGGCATCATGGCGCGCAAGCCGAACGCAAAAGTCGTCTATATGCACTCTGAGCGGTTCGTACAGGACATGGTAAAAGCGCTGCAAAACAATGCCATTGAAGAATTTAAGCGCTACTACCGTTCCGTTGATGCGCTGCTGATCGATGATATTCAGTTCTTTGCTAATAAAGAGCGTTCGCAGGAAGAATTTTTCCACACCTTTAATGCGCTGCTTGAGGGCAATCAGCAGATCATTTTGACTTCGGATCGCTATCCAAAAGAGATCAACGGCGTGGAAGATCGCTTGAAGTCCCGCTTCGGTTGGGGACTGACCGTTGCGATCGAACCGCCGGAGCTGGAAACCCGCGTGGCGATCCTGATGAAGAAGGCCGACGAAAACGATATTCGCCTGCCGGGTGAAGTGGCCTTCTTTATTGCCAAGCGCCTGCGCTCTAACGTCCGTGAGCTTGAAGGCGCACTGAACCGCGTGATCGCCAATGCCAATTTTACCGGCCGTGCCATCACGATTGATTTCGTTCGTGAAGCGCTACGCGATCTGCTGGCGCTTCAGGAAAAGCTGGTGACTATCGACAACATTCAGAAGACGGTAGCCGAGTATTACAAGATCAAAGTGGCTGATTTACTCTCCAAGCGCCGTTCGCGCTCGGTTGCCCGTCCTCGTCAGATGGCGATGGCGATGGCAAAAGAGCTGACCAACCACAGTTTGCCGGAAATCGGTGATGCTTTCGGGGGTCGTGACCATACCACGGTGCTGCACGCCTGTCGTAAGATCGAGCAGCTTCGTGAAGAAAGCCACGATATCAAAGAAGATTTCTCAAATTTAATCAGAACATTATCTTCCTGACGCTATGAAATTTATTGTAGAACGCGAGCATTTACTCAAACCCTTACAGCAGGTCAGTAGCCCACTGGGCGGCCGTCCAACATTGCCGATCCTTGGCAATCTGCTTTTACAGGTCAACGAAGGCAGCCTGCTGCTGACCGGGACCGATTTAGAAATGGAAATGGTTGCCCGCGTTGCGCTGACGCAGGACCATGAGCCAGGCGCCACCACGGTGCCAGCGCGTAAATTTTTCGATATTTGCCGCGGCCTGCCCGAAGGCGCGGAGATTACGGTCATCCTGGAAGGGGAAAGAATGCTGGTGCGCTCCGGCCGCAGCCGTTTTTCACTTTCCACGCTGCCCGCCAGCGACTTCCCGAACCTGGACGACTGGCAGAGCGAAGTCGAATTCACTTTGCCACAGGCCACGATGAAACGCCTGATTGAAGCCACGCAGTTTTCAATGGCGCATCAGGACGTTCGTTACTATCTGAACGGCATGCTGTTCGAAACGGAAGGCGAAGAGCTGCGCACGGTTGCGACCGACGGCCACCGTCTGGCGGTTTGCTCCATGCCGGTTGGGCAATCACTGCCGAGCCATTCGGTGATCGTACCGCGTAAAGGCGTGATTGAGCTGGTACGGCTGCTGGACGGCGGTGATACGCCACTTCAGGTACAGATCGGCAGCAACAATATTCGTGCTCACGTGGGCGATTTTATCTTTACCTCCAAGCTGGTTGACGGCCGTTTCCCGGATTATCGCCGCGTATTGCCGAAGAACCCGGACAAAACGCTGGATGCGGGTTGCGATCTGCTCAAGCAGGCTTTCTCCCGTGCGGCGATCCTCTCTAACGAGAAATTCCGTGGTGTTCGCCTCTATATCAGCGAAAATCAGCTGAAAATTACCGCGAACAACCCTGAACAGGAAGAAGCGGAAGAGATGCTGGACGTGACCTACGGCGGGACCGATTTAGAAATCGGCTTTAACGTCAGTTACGTGCTGGACGTGCTTAACGCGCTGAAATGTGAAAACGTTCGTTTGCTGCTGACCGATTCTGTCTCCAGCGTGCAAATTGAAGATGCAGCGAGTCAGAGCGCGGCCTATGTCGTCATGCCTATGCGTTTGTAGTAAATTGTCGAGCTAACTTACTTGTCATTTTGCGTCCGGGCAGTGCTCGCCGTCCTCACGTACCTGGGTACGCTGCGGCGGCTGTGCGCTGGCCGTCTACAAACTGCCTGCGCCGTTAACGCTCTGGCTTTGTGTAAAAACGCGTTATCTGATCCACTGTCCGCGGAACGACTTTACTTATGGCTTTAACCCGCCTGCTTATCAAAGATTTCCGCAATATCGAAAACGCGGACCTGGCGCTGGCACCCGGTTTCAACTTTCTGGTGGGCGCGAACGGCAGCGGTAAAACCAGCGTGCTGGAAGCCATCTATACGCTGGGCCATGGCCGGGCGTTTCGCAGCTTGCAGGCTGGCAGAGTGATCCGCCATGATCAGGATGCGTTTGTGCTGCATGGTCGAATCGACGGCGCAGAGCGGGAAACCAGCGTTGGCCTGACGAAAAATCGGGCCGGCGACAGCAAGGTTCGCATCGATGGCACCGATGGTCATAAAGTCGCGGAGCTGGCGCAAATGCTGCCAATGCAGCTGATTACGCCAGAAGGCTTTACGCTGCTTAACGGTGGCCCGAAGTACCGACGCGCCTATATTGACTGGGGCTGTTTTCATAACGAGCCGGGTTTTTTCACCGCATGGAGCAATCTCCGCCGTCTGCTGAAGCAGCGCAACGCCGCTCTCCGACAGGTTTCGCGCTACCAGCAAATTCGTGCGTGGGATCAGGAGCTGGCGCCACTGGCTGAGCAGATAAGCCTGTGGCGTGCCGCCTATAGCGAAGCGATTGCGGCGGATATCACTGCCACCTGCGCCCAGTTCCTGCCCGAATTTGAACTGAATTTTTCATTTCAACGCGGCTGGGACAAAGAAACGCCCTACAGCGAACTGCTCGAACGTCAGTTTGAGCGCGACAGGGCGTTAACCTATACCGCCAGCGGCCCTCACAAAGCGGATTTCCGGATCCGCGCTGAGGGTACGCCGGTAGAAGATTTACTGTCACGCGGCCAGTTAAAGCTGCTGATGTGCGCCCTCAGACTGGCGCAGGGTGAGTTTCTCACCCGACAGAATGGGCGACGCTGCCTGTATCTGATAGATGATTTTGCCTCCGAGCTGGATGAGACGCGTCGCCACTTACTGGCTTCGCGACTGAAAGCAACTCAGGCCCAGGTTTTCGTTAGCGCAATCAGTGCCGATCATGTGTTCGATATGACCGACGAAAAGGGCAAGATGTTCCACGTGGAACAGGGTAAAATAACGGTTCAACCTGAAGATTAAACGAGCGAGAAACGTTGATGTCGAATTCTTATGACTCCTCAAGTATCAAAGTTCTAAAAGGGCTTGATGCAGTACGCAAGCGCCCGGGTATGTATATCGGCGATACGGATGACGGCACCGGTCTGCATCACATGGTATTCGAGGTCGTGGACAACGCCATTGACGAAGCACTCGCCGGTCACTGTAAAGACATTCTTGTCACCATCCATGCGGACAACTCGGTTTCCGTGCAGGATGATGGCCGTGGTATCCCTACCGGTATCCATGAAGAAGAAGGCGTTTCTGCGGCGGAAGTGATCATGACCGTCCTGCATGCTGGCGGTAAG is a window from the Pantoea sp. CCBC3-3-1 genome containing:
- the dnaA gene encoding chromosomal replication initiator protein DnaA, which translates into the protein MSLTLWQQCLARLQDELPATEFSMWIRPLQAELNDNTLALYAPNRFVLDWVRDKYLNNINGLLNDFCGADAPLLRFEVGSKPVTRQISQPVMSSANATIPPAGNRPAPTRPSWDSMPAPAELSYRSNVNTKHNFDNFVEGKSNQLARAAARQVADNPGGAYNPLFLYGGTGLGKTHLLHAVGNGIMARKPNAKVVYMHSERFVQDMVKALQNNAIEEFKRYYRSVDALLIDDIQFFANKERSQEEFFHTFNALLEGNQQIILTSDRYPKEINGVEDRLKSRFGWGLTVAIEPPELETRVAILMKKADENDIRLPGEVAFFIAKRLRSNVRELEGALNRVIANANFTGRAITIDFVREALRDLLALQEKLVTIDNIQKTVAEYYKIKVADLLSKRRSRSVARPRQMAMAMAKELTNHSLPEIGDAFGGRDHTTVLHACRKIEQLREESHDIKEDFSNLIRTLSS
- the dnaN gene encoding DNA polymerase III subunit beta — its product is MKFIVEREHLLKPLQQVSSPLGGRPTLPILGNLLLQVNEGSLLLTGTDLEMEMVARVALTQDHEPGATTVPARKFFDICRGLPEGAEITVILEGERMLVRSGRSRFSLSTLPASDFPNLDDWQSEVEFTLPQATMKRLIEATQFSMAHQDVRYYLNGMLFETEGEELRTVATDGHRLAVCSMPVGQSLPSHSVIVPRKGVIELVRLLDGGDTPLQVQIGSNNIRAHVGDFIFTSKLVDGRFPDYRRVLPKNPDKTLDAGCDLLKQAFSRAAILSNEKFRGVRLYISENQLKITANNPEQEEAEEMLDVTYGGTDLEIGFNVSYVLDVLNALKCENVRLLLTDSVSSVQIEDAASQSAAYVVMPMRL
- the recF gene encoding DNA replication/repair protein RecF gives rise to the protein MALTRLLIKDFRNIENADLALAPGFNFLVGANGSGKTSVLEAIYTLGHGRAFRSLQAGRVIRHDQDAFVLHGRIDGAERETSVGLTKNRAGDSKVRIDGTDGHKVAELAQMLPMQLITPEGFTLLNGGPKYRRAYIDWGCFHNEPGFFTAWSNLRRLLKQRNAALRQVSRYQQIRAWDQELAPLAEQISLWRAAYSEAIAADITATCAQFLPEFELNFSFQRGWDKETPYSELLERQFERDRALTYTASGPHKADFRIRAEGTPVEDLLSRGQLKLLMCALRLAQGEFLTRQNGRRCLYLIDDFASELDETRRHLLASRLKATQAQVFVSAISADHVFDMTDEKGKMFHVEQGKITVQPED